The genomic interval CTCCTGGCTGCTGCGGAGGATTTCGCTCCAGGGGGGCGTTCGGAACCCGGGGTGTGCCGTGGGACCCGGGCCGGATTGTGGATAAATTGTCGATATTAATTCGTCCCGTGGATTTTGAAAGTCGGGTGAAAAGCGCTACTTTTGTAACGATGTTTTAACAGTTGGGTTAAGTTGATGATTCCAGACTGCATCTTGGACCGCTTGGGGCGGAATGAATCTTTCTCCCGGCGCGAACGGAAGAGACGACAGGGCCATGCCGCTGTGTTTCATTCGTTGGTGTGTCAACGGATGCAGTGTGCGCAGTCCCGGGGGTGGCAGATGCCTGCCTGCGGAGTCCTTGGATAGATACCGGACCGCCATGACATGCGATGTCGTGGCGGTCTGTTTTTTTGATTTTCGAACAAATCTGTAAATTCGATAAGGCTATGAAAGTAGGCGTTATTATGGGCTCGGTGAGCGATTATGACGTGATGTCCGAAGCCGTTGCGATGCTCGAATCGTTCGGTGTGGAGTTTGAAAAACGGGTGGTCAGTGCCCACCGGACTCCGGACCTGCTGTGCGAATATGCCAAGACGGCCAGGGAGCGCGGTATCGGCGTGATTATCGCCGGAGCGGGGGGTGCGGCGCACCTTCCGGGCATGGTGGCCTCGATGACGACGCTGCCGGTGGTGGGGGTTCCGGTGAAATCGCGGGCCCTGAACGGCCTGGATTCGCTGCTGTCGATCGTGCAGATGCCTGCGGGGGTTCCCGTGGCCACGACCGCAATCAACGGAGCCAAAAACGCCGCACTGATTGCCGTTTCGATCCTGGCGCTGCAGGACACGACGCTGGCGGCGAAGCTCGAAGCCTTCCGGGCCAAACAGACCGCCGATGTCCTGAAAGCCGAACTGAACTGATCCGAGGGGGGGGGGAGACGCCAGATGGAGGAGAACAAGACCCGCGGGGAGGAGCAGGAGAAGTTGGAGATGGGACGACAGGAGGAGAACAAGACCCGTGGCGAGGAACAGGAGAAGTTGGAGATGGGGCAGGAGGAGAACCAGACCCGCGGAGAGACGGGAACAACGAAAAGTCCGGAAAAGATGAAGACCATTGGAATTATCGGAGGCGGACAGCTGGGGCTGATGATCGCCGAACAGGCCCATGTGCTGGGCGTGCGGGCTGTGGCCCTCGACCCGGCGCCGGATGCTCCGGCCTTCCGGGTTTGCGACGACCATATCGTGGCAGCCTACGACGATGCCGCGGCGCTCGAACGGTTGTGCCGCATGAGCGACGTGGTGACCTACGAATTCGAGAACGTTCCGGGCGAGATCCTGATCCCGCTGTGCGGGAAATACAACATCCCGCAGGGTTATAAACCGCTCTATGATTCGCAGGACCGTCTGCGCGAAAAGACGAATGCCCGCAACCACGGATTGCAAACTCCGGGTTTTGCGGCCGCGGATGATGAAACGTCGCTGCGGGCCGCGGTGCGCGAACTGGGCCTCCCGGCGGTACTGAAGACCCGCACGCTGGGCTACGACGGCCACGGACAGTTGGTCCTGAAGAGCGAGGCCGATATCGAACGGGCATTGCCGCTGCTGACGGTCCCATGCATTCTGGAGGAGTTCATCCCGTTCGACTCGGAAGCGAGCATCGTGATGGTGGCCGACAAGGAGCATGTGGTGAGCTTCCCCGTGGGTCGGAACATCCACCGCGACGGCATTCTCGACCTGTCGATCGTCCCGGCGGCGGCCGACGCGGAGGTGTTGGCGCGGATGAAGGCGCAGAGCGAGCACTTCATGCGTTCGTGCGGTTACGAAGGCATCCTCGCCATCGAGTACTTCATCCGGGGCGGGGAGATCTACTTCAACGAGATGGCGCCGCGCCCCCACAACTCGGGCCACTACACGATTGAGGGGTGCACGACGAACCAGTTCCGCGAACTGGTGCGTTATTTGATCGGCGAGCCGTTGCAGGAACCGCGGCTGGTGGCCCCGACGGTGATGAAGAACATCCTGGGCCAGGACCTCGAAGCGGCGCGGGCCGTGGCGCGGGAGGGCCGTCCGGACACCTACGTCCATATCTACGGCAAGACGGAGAGCCGTCCGAAGCGCAAGATGGGCCATATTACCTTCGTCGGAATAACGGGCGAGGAGTACGAGCGGCAGTGGGCCGGCCGTTTCGTGAAATGAACATAGAGCAAGACAAACCACACAATAAATGAACACGACCAACTATCGTATTTTCGTCGAGAAACTGCCGCGCTTCCGGGTGGAGGCGGAGAGTCTTCGGCGCGAACTGAACACGAATCTGAACCTCACGCTGCGCGAACTGCGCCTGCTGAACATCTACGATCTGTTCGGCTTCACGGAGGAGCTGCTCGAAAAGAGCCGTTACACGGTCTTCGGCGAAGTGGTGACCGATGAGGTGAGCGATACGTGCGACCTTGCGGGCCGCAAATACATCGCTGTGGAGTGCCTGCCCGGGCAGTTCGACCAGCGGGCCGCTTCGGCGGTGGACTGCGTGCGGCTGATCGACCCCGAGGCGCAGGTGAACATCCGCTCGGCCAAGCTGCTGTTGTTCGATGACAGCGTGACCGAAGAGGAGCTGGCCCGGATCCGCCACTACTATATCAACGCCGTGGAGTCGCGCGAAAAGGACCTTTCGGTGCTGACGGACATGGAGCAGGCCGAGGTGAAGCCGGTCCAGGTGCTGGAGGGATTTCGGGAGATGAAGGACGACGAGTTGGAGCCTTACTGCAAGCGGATGGGACTGGCGATGAATGCCGACGACCTCTACGAAGTGGTGAAATACTTCCGCGGGGAGGGGCGCGATCCCTTCGAGACGGAGCTGCGCATTCTGGATACCTACTGGAGCGACCACTGCCGCCATACGACCTTCACGACCGAACTCGAAGGGATTACGGTCGAGGAGTCGTTCGTGAAGGAGGAGATCGAGGATTCGCTGGCCCTGTACCTGCGGATCCGCCGCGAACTGGGCCGCGAGCACAAGAGCATCTGCCTGATGGACATGG from uncultured Alistipes sp. carries:
- the purE gene encoding 5-(carboxyamino)imidazole ribonucleotide mutase — protein: MKVGVIMGSVSDYDVMSEAVAMLESFGVEFEKRVVSAHRTPDLLCEYAKTARERGIGVIIAGAGGAAHLPGMVASMTTLPVVGVPVKSRALNGLDSLLSIVQMPAGVPVATTAINGAKNAALIAVSILALQDTTLAAKLEAFRAKQTADVLKAELN
- the purK gene encoding 5-(carboxyamino)imidazole ribonucleotide synthase, with protein sequence MKTIGIIGGGQLGLMIAEQAHVLGVRAVALDPAPDAPAFRVCDDHIVAAYDDAAALERLCRMSDVVTYEFENVPGEILIPLCGKYNIPQGYKPLYDSQDRLREKTNARNHGLQTPGFAAADDETSLRAAVRELGLPAVLKTRTLGYDGHGQLVLKSEADIERALPLLTVPCILEEFIPFDSEASIVMVADKEHVVSFPVGRNIHRDGILDLSIVPAAADAEVLARMKAQSEHFMRSCGYEGILAIEYFIRGGEIYFNEMAPRPHNSGHYTIEGCTTNQFRELVRYLIGEPLQEPRLVAPTVMKNILGQDLEAARAVAREGRPDTYVHIYGKTESRPKRKMGHITFVGITGEEYERQWAGRFVK